In one Gaiellales bacterium genomic region, the following are encoded:
- a CDS encoding NAD-dependent epimerase/dehydratase family protein yields the protein MRTLVTGATGYLGAELVRELRRRDREVRALVRSPKAASRLDGTGAQTVEGDVLDPVSLDVALDGVARVFHMAGVVGHRASDEPNLRAVNVDGARNVLAACAKAGVERVVFTSSVATVGPAGGPGHPRDEGAWLIDGDDGRADFRYGRTKAAGEQAALEAAKDGLDVVITNPGFVIGPGDIYRVSSWPVEEYLRGRLRFTVPGGLSYVDARDVVTGHLQAEERGRSGERYILTNDDGNLSHRDFFALVGRVTGVRRRQLALSAGILRPVLRVGSALRLPLPLDDQELASSSHWWYFTAGKARSELGFSVRPIDETIRDTAAWLRADGYHKH from the coding sequence ATGCGCACCCTGGTCACCGGAGCGACCGGCTACCTTGGCGCCGAGCTCGTGCGCGAGCTGCGCCGCCGCGACCGGGAGGTGCGGGCGCTCGTCCGCTCGCCCAAGGCGGCCTCCCGCCTCGACGGCACCGGCGCCCAGACGGTCGAGGGCGACGTGCTCGACCCGGTCTCGCTCGACGTGGCGCTGGACGGCGTCGCGCGCGTGTTTCACATGGCCGGCGTCGTCGGCCACCGCGCCTCGGACGAGCCGAACCTGCGGGCGGTGAACGTCGACGGCGCCCGGAACGTCCTCGCCGCGTGCGCGAAAGCCGGCGTCGAACGGGTCGTCTTCACCTCATCGGTCGCCACTGTCGGCCCGGCCGGCGGCCCCGGCCATCCCCGCGACGAGGGGGCGTGGCTGATCGACGGCGACGACGGCCGCGCCGACTTCCGCTATGGCCGCACCAAGGCGGCAGGGGAGCAGGCGGCGCTCGAGGCCGCGAAGGACGGGCTCGACGTCGTCATCACGAACCCCGGCTTCGTGATCGGGCCGGGCGACATCTACCGGGTGTCGTCGTGGCCGGTCGAGGAGTACCTGCGCGGCCGGCTGCGCTTCACCGTCCCGGGCGGGCTCTCCTACGTCGACGCCCGCGACGTCGTCACCGGCCATCTTCAAGCGGAGGAGCGCGGCCGCTCCGGCGAGCGCTACATCCTGACCAACGACGACGGCAACCTCAGCCATCGCGACTTCTTCGCGCTCGTCGGCCGGGTGACGGGCGTGCGCCGGCGCCAGTTGGCGCTCTCGGCCGGGATCCTGCGGCCGGTGCTGCGCGTTGGGTCGGCCCTGCGGCTGCCGCTGCCGCTCGACGACCAGGAACTCGCGTCGAGCAGCCACTGGTGGTACTTCACCGCGGGCAAGGCCCGCTCGGAGCTGGGATTCTCCGTGCGGCCCATCGATGAGACGATCAGGGACACCGCCGCGTGGCTGCGCGCCGACGGGTATCACAAGCACTGA
- a CDS encoding glutathione S-transferase N-terminal domain-containing protein yields MAIKLHRCSGTFVKIGGHPCWKAQKALDDAGIEYELVLHSMLRPRRPEVEQLTGQRKLPIVEFEDGSTLGESSEIAARARAGTLVAAPPADPPPAEPPADPTV; encoded by the coding sequence ATGGCCATCAAGCTCCACCGCTGCAGCGGCACCTTCGTGAAGATCGGCGGGCACCCTTGCTGGAAGGCGCAGAAGGCGCTCGACGACGCCGGCATCGAATACGAGCTCGTGCTGCACTCCATGCTGCGCCCGCGCCGCCCGGAGGTCGAGCAGCTGACCGGCCAGCGCAAGCTGCCCATCGTCGAGTTCGAGGACGGGTCGACCCTGGGCGAGTCGAGCGAGATCGCCGCCCGGGCCAGGGCCGGGACGCTCGTGGCCGCCCCGCCCGCGGACCCGCCGCCCGCAGAGCCGCCGGCGGACCCGACCGTCTAG
- a CDS encoding class II aldolase/adducin family protein, with protein MSDIAFWGPGDHPALTGFKEALRAEWLRRGYEFVEGTDPSAACVFNFVNADDPKPFRRRQRSTYVIAVHTVPEAPTDVLRHEYPMLVRALANLAMLVVPGDACYFVTPEQGVYSVPDPGELDEWAHALFDRIEPLATSRLVIDNRFDTDLEPELWDGDELTEELHRAGQRLDKLGLLPAPFPLEDIVGPDDLRWIKLVYGIGGLSYGNMSVRKDEHRYWMSASGVDKSNLREVGRDVLMVKDFDAEAGKMILSVPPGIEPRRASVDAIEHWMIYREHPEVGAIVHVHAWIPGVQATEFNYPCGTAELAGAVADIIRQSPEPGRCVVGLKNHGLTITGPSLDDIFERIEPVIEVQVPMIA; from the coding sequence ATGAGCGACATCGCCTTCTGGGGCCCCGGAGACCACCCGGCCCTGACCGGGTTCAAGGAGGCGTTGCGGGCGGAGTGGCTGCGGCGCGGCTACGAGTTCGTCGAGGGCACCGATCCGAGCGCTGCCTGCGTCTTCAACTTCGTCAACGCCGACGATCCCAAGCCGTTCCGGCGCCGCCAGCGCTCGACCTACGTCATCGCGGTGCACACCGTGCCCGAGGCGCCCACCGACGTGCTGCGGCACGAGTACCCGATGCTCGTGCGCGCGCTCGCCAACCTGGCCATGCTGGTCGTTCCCGGCGACGCCTGCTACTTCGTGACGCCCGAGCAGGGCGTGTACTCGGTGCCCGACCCGGGCGAACTCGACGAGTGGGCGCACGCGCTCTTCGACCGGATCGAGCCCCTGGCGACGTCGCGGCTCGTCATCGACAACCGGTTCGACACCGACCTCGAGCCCGAGCTCTGGGACGGCGACGAGCTGACCGAGGAGCTCCACCGGGCCGGGCAGCGGCTCGACAAGCTCGGCCTGTTGCCGGCGCCGTTTCCGCTGGAGGACATCGTCGGCCCGGACGACCTGCGCTGGATCAAGCTCGTCTACGGGATCGGCGGCCTCTCCTACGGCAACATGTCGGTGCGCAAGGACGAGCACCGCTACTGGATGTCGGCGTCGGGCGTCGACAAGTCGAACCTGCGCGAGGTCGGCCGCGACGTCCTGATGGTGAAGGACTTCGACGCGGAGGCCGGCAAGATGATCCTCTCGGTGCCGCCCGGGATCGAGCCGCGGCGCGCGTCGGTCGACGCCATCGAGCACTGGATGATCTACCGCGAGCATCCCGAGGTCGGCGCGATCGTGCACGTGCACGCGTGGATCCCCGGCGTGCAGGCGACCGAGTTCAACTACCCGTGCGGCACGGCTGAGCTGGCCGGGGCCGTCGCCGACATCATCCGCCAGTCGCCCGAGCCCGGGCGCTGCGTCGTCGGGCTCAAGAACCACGGCCTGACCATCACCGGCCCGTCGCTCGACGACATCTTCGAGCGCATCGAGCCGGTGATCGAGGTTCAGGTGCCGATGATCGCCTAG
- the ricT gene encoding regulatory iron-sulfur-containing complex subunit RicT: MATVVGVVFQPGGKVYSFDPAGLELRWDERVICQTSRGREYGRIVQTEHAVPDEELTGPLKRVVRRAGPADEEQIKKNRVEAKRGMLLFRELAGRHGLELKPIAAELVFDQGRISFSFSSEERPDTRALQTDLAARLKRRVEIRQVGPREQGRLCGEVGLCGTGKLCSARYPCHDQPITLKMAKEQDLPMNPGRITGLCGRLRCCLAFEHPLYRSFRDRAPAVGRTVATPNGRGIVRSYEVLKDACVVEMDGRTMVEISLDQMVEVAG, translated from the coding sequence GTGGCGACGGTCGTCGGCGTCGTGTTCCAGCCGGGCGGGAAGGTGTATTCGTTCGACCCGGCCGGCCTCGAGCTGCGCTGGGACGAGCGCGTCATCTGCCAGACGTCGCGCGGGCGCGAGTACGGCCGGATCGTGCAGACGGAGCATGCGGTGCCGGACGAGGAGCTGACCGGCCCGCTCAAGCGGGTCGTGCGCCGCGCCGGCCCCGCCGACGAGGAGCAGATCAAGAAGAACCGGGTCGAGGCCAAGCGGGGGATGCTCCTCTTCCGCGAGCTGGCCGGCCGCCACGGGCTCGAGCTGAAGCCGATCGCGGCCGAGCTCGTCTTCGACCAGGGCCGGATCTCGTTCTCCTTCTCCTCCGAGGAGAGGCCGGACACGCGGGCGCTCCAGACCGACCTCGCGGCGCGGCTGAAGCGGCGGGTGGAGATCCGCCAGGTGGGGCCGCGCGAGCAGGGCCGCCTGTGCGGCGAGGTGGGCCTCTGCGGCACCGGCAAGCTGTGCAGCGCGCGCTATCCCTGCCACGACCAGCCGATCACCCTGAAGATGGCCAAGGAACAGGATCTGCCCATGAACCCGGGCCGCATCACCGGCTTGTGCGGGCGGCTACGCTGTTGTTTGGCATTCGAGCATCCGCTGTATCGCTCGTTCCGTGACCGGGCGCCGGCCGTGGGGCGAACGGTGGCGACACCCAATGGGAGGGGCATCGTCCGCAGCTACGAGGTGCTGAAGGACGCGTGCGTCGTCGAAATGGACGGAAGGACGATGGTGGAGATCAGCTTGGATCAGATGGTCGAGGTGGCGGGATGA
- the tmk gene encoding dTMP kinase, whose protein sequence is MASISGVFISFEGLDGCGKTTQAALLAEAAVAAGREVVPVREPGGTAPGERVRDVLLDAALTIEPWAEALLYAAARAQLVAEVIRPALERGATVIADRFIDSSLAYQGCARGLGVDDVLEVNRVATRGLLPDRTVLLVLGEGEAAGRRGEPDRIEAEGTDFHTRVADGFADAARRFPERIAVVDASGTREQVAERVRAAVGL, encoded by the coding sequence ATGGCTAGCATTTCGGGGGTGTTCATCTCGTTCGAGGGCCTGGACGGCTGCGGAAAGACCACTCAGGCGGCCCTGCTCGCCGAGGCCGCCGTGGCCGCCGGCCGCGAGGTCGTCCCGGTGCGCGAGCCCGGCGGCACCGCCCCCGGCGAGCGCGTCCGCGACGTCCTGCTCGACGCGGCGCTCACGATCGAGCCGTGGGCCGAGGCGCTGCTCTACGCGGCCGCCCGCGCCCAGCTCGTCGCCGAGGTGATCCGGCCGGCGCTCGAGCGGGGCGCCACCGTGATCGCCGACCGCTTCATCGACTCCTCGCTGGCCTATCAGGGCTGCGCCCGCGGCCTCGGCGTCGACGACGTGCTCGAGGTGAACAGGGTGGCGACGCGCGGGCTCCTGCCCGACCGCACCGTCCTCCTCGTCCTCGGCGAGGGCGAAGCCGCCGGCCGCCGCGGCGAGCCCGACCGGATCGAGGCCGAGGGTACCGACTTCCACACCCGCGTGGCCGACGGCTTCGCCGACGCCGCCCGCCGCTTCCCGGAGCGGATCGCGGTCGTCGATGCATCCGGGACGCGCGAGCAGGTGGCCGAGCGCGTGCGCGCGGCGGTGGGTCTGTGA
- a CDS encoding nitrile hydratase accessory protein, translated as MTPERPDDQPFTEPWQARAFAMAVVAAERMDVPWDEFRDRLKAAIAERPDQPYYESWMDALEELVSDLAPA; from the coding sequence ATGACCCCCGAGCGCCCCGACGACCAGCCGTTCACGGAGCCCTGGCAGGCGCGCGCCTTCGCGATGGCGGTGGTCGCCGCCGAGCGGATGGACGTGCCCTGGGACGAGTTCCGCGACCGGCTCAAGGCCGCGATCGCCGAGCGCCCCGACCAGCCCTATTACGAGTCCTGGATGGACGCGCTCGAGGAGCTCGTCTCGGATCTTGCCCCCGCATGA
- the nthA gene encoding nitrile hydratase subunit alpha gives MTEQHRHARPKSPQELRAAALETVLIEKGLASTDAIDAVVDAFEQEIGPQNGARMVARAWVDPAYRDRLLRDAAGAAAELGYGGSEGDHMRAVENTPDVHNVIVCTLCSCYPWPVLGIPPVWYKSPPYRARVVREPRAVLAEFGLELGDDVEVQVWDSSAELRYIVLPMRPEGTEGMSEEELAGLVTRDCMIGVAVPRVGAAA, from the coding sequence ATGACCGAGCAGCACCGCCACGCCCGTCCCAAGTCGCCGCAGGAGCTGCGCGCCGCGGCCCTCGAGACCGTCCTCATCGAGAAGGGGCTCGCCTCGACCGACGCGATCGACGCGGTGGTCGACGCCTTCGAGCAGGAGATCGGCCCGCAGAACGGCGCCCGCATGGTCGCCCGCGCGTGGGTCGACCCGGCCTACCGCGACCGGCTGCTGCGCGACGCGGCCGGGGCCGCGGCGGAGCTCGGCTACGGCGGCAGCGAGGGCGACCACATGCGCGCCGTCGAGAACACGCCGGACGTGCACAACGTGATCGTGTGCACGCTCTGCTCCTGCTACCCGTGGCCCGTGCTGGGGATCCCGCCCGTCTGGTACAAGAGCCCGCCCTACCGGGCCCGGGTCGTGCGGGAGCCGCGCGCAGTGCTCGCGGAGTTCGGGCTGGAGCTCGGGGACGACGTCGAGGTCCAGGTGTGGGACTCGAGCGCGGAGCTGCGCTACATCGTCCTGCCGATGCGGCCCGAGGGCACCGAGGGGATGAGCGAGGAGGAGCTGGCCGGGCTCGTCACCCGCGACTGCATGATCGGCGTTGCCGTGCCGCGCGTGGGGGCGGCGGCATGA